A single genomic interval of Syngnathus typhle isolate RoL2023-S1 ecotype Sweden unplaced genomic scaffold, RoL_Styp_1.0 HiC_scaffold_421, whole genome shotgun sequence harbors:
- the LOC133149661 gene encoding lamin-A-like — translation MILTESFLDQQKQIRKMATPENTPQDAYNELRAIYETELAKARAALVLEATERERLQVELSKLRIDFDELEARDTKKESNLAKARAALVSEATERERLQVELSKLKIDFDELE, via the exons ATGATACTGACAGAGTCTTTTCTGGATCAACAGAAGCAAATTCGAAAAATGGCAACCCCAGAAAACACTCCTCAAGATGCATACAATGAGCTGAGGGCCATttacgagacggagctggcgaaagcccgtgcggctctggtcttagaggccacagagcgtgaacgtctgcaggtggagttgtccaagctgaggattgattttgacgagctggaagcaag ggacacgaagaaagaatccaatctggcgaaagcccgtgcggctctggtctcagaggccacagagcgtgaacgtctgcaggtggagttgtccaagctgaagattgattttgacgagctggaa